The Diospyros lotus cultivar Yz01 chromosome 15, ASM1463336v1, whole genome shotgun sequence genome has a window encoding:
- the LOC127792051 gene encoding protein NARROW LEAF 1: protein MERARLNLRMPCSGSTPSEESALDIERNCCSHTNLPSFSTPALQPFASAGQHSESNAAYFSWPTSSRLNDAAEGRANYFANLQKGVLPESFDQLPKGQQANTLLELMTIRAFHSKILRCYSLGTAIGFRIRRGILTDIPAILVFVSRKVHKQWLSPSQCLPTALEGPGGVWCEVDVVEFSYFGAPEPAPKEQLYTELVDDLRGSDHCIASGSQVASHETYGTLGAIVRSQTGNRQVGFLTNRHVAVDLDYPNQKMFHPLPPTLGPGIYLGAVERATSFITDEQWYGIFAGINPETFVRADGAFIPFADEFDMSTVTTSVKGVGEIGHVKIIDLQSPINSLIGKQVMKVGRSSGLTTGTVLAYALEYNDEKGICFLTDFLVVGENQQTFDLEGDSGSLIIIEGENGEKPRPIGIIWGGTANRGRLKLKIGQPPENWTSGVDLGRLLNLLELDLITTNEALKVAVQEQRAASATGMGSTVGDSSPIDVVLPQDKVEPLGLHIHIPLEDVAAAAAVVESELDLDEKLKMGANVEHQFIPSFTRRLSPLHKEGREATENLSGLRAGPDEDICVSLQLGKGDNEPKRRRSETST from the exons ATGGAGCGGGCAAGATTGAATTTGAGAATGCCTTGCTCTGGTTCAACCCCGTCAGAGGAATCAGCGCTTGATATTGAGCGGAACTGTTGCAGCCACACTAATCTGCCTTCGTTTAGCACGCCGGCACTTCAACCTTTTGCATCTGCTGGACAGCATTCTGAGAGCAACGCTGCATACTTCTCCTGGCCAACTTCAAGTCGATTAAATGATGCTGCCGAGGGAAGGGCAAACTATTTTGCAAACCTACAAAAAGGGGTGCTACCTGAGAGCTTTGATCAGTTGCCAAAAGGCCAACAAGCAAACACCTTGCTTGAGCTCATGACCATTAGGGCATTCCATAGCAAAATCTTGAGATGTTACAGTCTTGGCACAGCAATTGGTTTTCGTATTCGACGGGGCATTTTGACAGATATTCCAGCAATTCTTGTTTTTGTCTCCCGGAAAGTTCACAAGCAATGGCTCAGCCCTAGTCAGTGTCTGCCTACTGCTCTAGAG GGGCCAGGAGGTGTTTGGTGTGAAGTTGACGTGGTGgagttttcatattttggtgCACCTGAGCCAGCTCCGAAGGAGCAGTTATACACAGAGCTTGTGGATGATCTCCGTGGAAGTGATCATTGCATTGCTTCAGGATCTCAG GTAGCAAGTCATGAAACCTATGGGACTTTGGGTGCTATTGTGAGGAGCCAGACAGGGAATAGGCAAGTTGGTTTTCTCACAAACCGGCATGTAGCAGTTGACTTGGATTACCCTAATCAGAAAATGTTCCATCCATTGCCACCAACACTTGGACCTGGTATATATCTTGGTGCAGTGGAGAGAGCTACTTCATTTATCACAGATGAGCAATGGTATGGCATCTTTGCTGGCATAAATCCAG AGACATTTGTCAGAGCAGATGGGGCGTTTATTCCTTTTGCGGATGAATTTGACATGTCCACTGTAACTACATCAGTGAAAGGTGTAGGAGAGATTGGACACGTGAAAATTATAGACTTGCAGTCTCCAATCAATAGCCTTATTGGAAAGCAAGTGATGAAGGTTGGAAGAAGTTCTGGCCTGACGACTGGAACGGTTTTGGCTTATGCCCTCGAGTACAATGATGAAAAAGGGATATGCTTTTTAACTGATTTTCTAGTTGTTGGTGAGAACCAACAGACATTTGATCTAGAAGGAGATAGTGGAAGTCTAATCATAATCGAGGGTGAAAACGGGGAGAAGCCTAGGCCAATCGGCATCATATGGGGTGGAACTGCTAACAGAGGCCGACTTAAGTTGAAAATTGGTCAACCTCCCGAAAATTGGACAAGCGGGGTTGATCTCGGGCGCCTTCTCAATCTCCTTGAACTCGATCTGATCACAACTAATGAAGCACTAAAAG TGGCTGTGCAAGAACAAAGAGCTGCTTCGGCCACGGGCATGGGGTCGACAGTGGGGGATTCCTCACCTATTGACGTGGTACTCCCGCAAGACAAGGTGGAACCCCTAGGCCTTCATATCCACATCCCATTGGAAGatgtagcagcagcagcagcagtagtTGAGAGCGAGTTGGATTTAGATGAGAAGTTGAAGATGGGTGCAAATGTGGAACATCAATTCATCCCGAGCTTCACTAGACGACTGTCCCCGCTGCACAAAGAGGGCAGGGAGGCAACGGAGAATCTGTCGGGGCTGAGAGCTGGCCCCGACGAGGATATTTGTGTATCACTGCAGTTGGGCAAGGGCGACAACGAGCCCAAAAGGCGGCGATCGGAAACTAGCAcatga